The following is a genomic window from Actinomadura sp. WMMB 499.
GCGAGGACGATCCGCTGCATCCGGTCGATGTCGCCCTGGCCGTCCTTGAGCCCGATGACGCCGGGGATCGCGGCCAGCTCGACGGCCGCCTCGGGGTCGAGCGCGAGCGGCCCGCGCTGGTAGACGATCACCGGGAGTTCGGCGGCGACACCGCGGACGTAGTCGGCGAGGCCGCCCGGCGGCCCCTGGGCGAGGTAGGGCGGCAAGAGCAGCACGCCGTCCGCGCCCGCCGCGCGCGCGGCCCGCGCCTGGGCGAGCGCCGTGCCGAACGGCCCGCCGGCCCCGGCGAACACCGGGACCGCGCCGCCGGCCGCCTCCACGCCCGTCCGGACGGCCGCCGCGTGCTCGGCCTCGGACAGCGAGGTGAACTCGCCGGTTCCGCAGGCGACGAACACCGCGCCGGGATCGTGCGCCACGCCCCGACGGACGTGTTCGGCCAGCAGGCCGGGCGCGAGCTCGCCGTTCGCGTCGAACGGCGTCACCGGGAAGAAGAGCACACCGTCGAGATTCATCAGCATGGTCCTTCAGGAGAGTTCGGTCCGCCAGCTGCGCTTGGCGGTCCAGCCGAGCAGGCGCTCGGCCTTGGCGGCGGAGAAGGCGGGGGAGGTGCCGGTGAGCGCTGCGGCGGCCTCCCCGGTCGGGGGGAAGAAGCGGGGCAGCAGTTCGGCCAGCGGCTCGCGGGCCAGCGCGTCGCCGGCCCCGGCGAAGAACACCTCGCCGTTGCGCTCCAGCCGGGGCAGGTGGGTGAGGAGGGTGTCGACGAACTCGCCCGCGTCGCGGGCGTCGAGGTAGTTGAACAGCGAGACGCTGCCGATCTCGGGCCGGTCCAGGCGCTCGCGGAGGGTGTGCCCCGACTGGGTGGGGGCGCCCTCCCACTCCTCGGGCGCGATGACGAAGCAGGGACGGACGGCGGCCATCCTGGTCTCGACGCCGGACCGGGCGAACGTCTGCATGGTCTGCTCGGCGACCAGTTTCGACAGGCTGTAGGCGTTCCAGGGCAGGGGCGGGTGCTCCTCGTCGAGCGGCAGGTAGGCGGGCGTCCACCCGCCGGGCGCCCCGTAGCCCATCACCGTCGGGCTGCTGGCCACGACCAGCTTCGGCACGCCGAGCGCCACCGCGGCCGCGCAGACGTTGAAGGCGAGCTGGGTGTTGACGCGGAAGGTCGTGGCGTCCGTCCGCGCGAAGGGGACGGCGATGGCGGCGAGATGGACCACCGCGTCCGGACGGAACCGGGTGATCACCGAGTACGCCTCACCGGGATCGGTGAGGTCGGCCGGCAGGGTCGCGGCGGCGTCCCGGGGGGTGCCCGGTGCCTGGTCGACGCCGATCACCTCGTGCCCGGCGGCCCCCAGCATCGTGACGACGCTCCGGCCCAACCGGCCGGCACTTCCGGTGACGAGCACTCTGCTCACCGTGAGGGACTCCTTAGGGTGCTGCAAGCAGTTGCAGTAAACGGTCCTGCCGGACTTGGTTATACATCAAGTAGCGGCGCTCGAACAGCCGTGAACCTTCACTAAGGATCCGCTCGAAGTTTGCAAACGGTTGCGTTAAGGTGGCCGCCATGGCAGTGACGATTCGTGACGTGGCGCGCGCTTCCGGGGTCCACGTGTCGACGGTGTCGCGGACCTTCTCCGCGCCCCACATGGTGAACTCCGAGACGCGGACCCGGGTGCTGGCCGTGGCCGAGCGGCTCGGGTACCGGCCCAACCGGGCGGCGCGGTCGCTCACCACCGGCCGGACCAACAACCTCGGGCTGATCGTGGCCGATCTCGCGAATCCGTTCTTCCCGCCGCTGATCAAGGCCGCCCAGGCCGCCGCCCGCGACCAGGACTACCACCTGTTCGTCGCCGACACCGACGAGAACCCCACCGAGGAGGAGGACCTCGTCCAGACCTTCTTCAAGCAGGTGGACGGCATCGTGCTGTGCAGCCCCCGGCTGTCGAACAAGGCCCTCGAGAAGCTGGCCGAGACGATCCCGTTCGTCCTGGTCAACCGGCGGCTGCGCGGCGTGCCGACGGTCGTCATGGACGTCGCCAACGGCGCCCGCGCCGCGATGGAGCACCTGGCCGGTCTCGGCCACCGGCGCGTCGCCCTCGTGGCGGGACCCGCCGGCTCGTGGACGAGCGCCGAGCTGCGCCGGGCCGTCACGGACGTGCCCGGCCTCGACACGCTCGTCATCGGCCCGAACCCGCCCACCGAGGAGGGCGGCCTCGCCGTGGCCGAGCAGGTCGCCGGGTCGGGGGCGACCGGCGTGCTCGCCTACAACGACCTCGTCGCGATCGGCCTCGTCGAGGGCCTGGAGGAGCTGGGCGTCTCCGTGCCCCGGGACATCAGCGTCGTCGGCATCGACGACAGCATCACCGGACGCCTGTACCGGCCCAAGCTCACCACGATCGCGATGCCCACCGCCGAGGCAGGGCGCATGGCCGTCGACCTGCTCATCAAGGAGATGAGCGCCGCCACCGTCCTGGACACCCACCTGGTCGTCCGCGAGTCGACCGCCCCACCCGAAGGAGTCCCATGACAGCCCATGACGTCCACGGCGTCGACGGCGTCCACGGCGCCGACCGCGCCGACCGCGCCGCCTTCGGCACCCTGGCCGACGGCGAGCGCGTCGACCGGTACGTCCTCGACAACGGCAGGCTGCGCGCCGCGGTCCTCACCTACGGCGCCACCCTCCAGCGGCTGGAGACGGCCGGCGGCACCAACGTCGTGCTGGGCCTCGACACGCTCGACGACTACGTGCACCGCAGCCGGTACTTCGGCGCGGTGGTCGGCCGGTACGGCAACCGCATCGCCCGCGGCAGGTTCACCCTCGACGGCCGGGAGTACCGGCTCGCGGCCAACGACGGCGCGCACGGCCTGCACGGCGGCGTCCGCGGCTTCGACAAGCGGGTGTGGCGGGTCGAGGCGGCGGGCCCGGCGGAGCTGCTGCTGAGCCTGGTGAGCCCCGACGGCGAGGAGGGCTACCCGGGCGAGCTGCGGGCCGCCGTCCGGTACGTGCTGGACGGCGACGCGCTGCGGCTGGAGTACCGGGCCACGACGGACGCCCCGACGGTGGTCAACCTGACGAACCACTCGTACTTCAACCTCGCGGGCTCCGGCGACGTGCGCGGCCACGTGGTGACGATGGACGCCGACCGCTACCTGCCGGTCGACGAGGGGAAGATCCCGACGGGCGAGCTCGCCCCGGTGGCCGGGACGCCGTTCGACTTCACCGCCCCCGCCCGGGTGGACGCGCGCCTCGGCGGCCGCTACGACCACTGCTACGTGCTGCGGGGGCGGGTGACGGTGACCGACCCGGCCACCGGCCGCTCGATGGAGGTCACCACGACCGAACCGGGCGTCCAGTTCTACACGGGCCACATGCTGGACGGCGTCGCGACGCCCTACGGCCCGTTCGCGGGCCTGTGCCTGGAGACGCAGCGCTTCCCGGACGCTCCGAACCGGCCGGAGTTCCCCTCGGCGGTACTGCGGCCCGGTGCCGAGCACGTCTCGGTCACCACGTACCGATTCAGTCAGGCTACGCCTGCAATCGGTTGTAGTAAATAGCCGCGAGCCAGTTGTTCCGGTACGGATTGCCGACTGGCCGAATATGGCCTTGAACTTGGACAATGGCCCTCCTCGCCGACGTCATCCGTGATGTACCTCACTGCAAAGGGTTGACGTCCTTGCGTACTTCGCTATAAGAAAGCGCTATCTCACCCCGATCTCCACCCCACTCATCGAAGGGGCAGTGATGACGCCCAGTTCCACCGCGGTCGGTTCGGCGGCGGGGACGACCGAGCCCGCGCCCGCGTCCGCCGCGGGCGCGGGCCCGCGCCGCCGGCGCCGCAAGAGCTCGCGTGCCCGATCGCAGGCGTGGGCCGGCTACCTGTTCCTGGCCCCCTGGTTCGTCGGCCTGTTCGCCGTCACGCTCGGCCCGATGATCGCGTCGCTGTACCTGTCGTTCACCGACTACAGCCTGCTGACCGAGGCCGGCTGGGTCGGCCTGGACAACTATGAAGAGATGTTCACGGCCGACGACCGGTTCATGAACTCGCTCAAGGTCACGACCATCTACGTCGCCGTGTCCGTCCCGCTCCAGCTCGTCTTCGCCCTCGGGCTCGCGATGGCGCTGGACAAGGGCCTGCGCGGGCTGCCGTTCTACCGGTCGGTCTTCTACCTGCCCTCACTTCTCGGGGGCAGCGTGGCGATCTCGATCCTGTGGAAGAAGATCTTCGGCGTCGACGGGATCGTCAACACGTTCCTGGGCTGGTTCGGCATCGAGGGCCAGGGCTGGGTCACCAGCCCCGACACGGCGCTGTGGACGCTGATCCTGCTGCACGTCTGGACGTTCGGCGCCCCGATGGTCATCTTCCTGGCGGGGCTCCGGCAGATCCCGCAGAGCCTGTACGAGGCGGCGCGGGTCGACGGCGCCGGCAAGCTGCGGCAGTTCCGCTCGATCACGCTGCCGCTGCTCACCCCGATCATCTTCTTCAACGCCGTACTGGAGCTGATCAAGACGTTCCAGTCGTTCACGCAGGCGTTCGTCGTCAGCGGCGGCACCGGCGGACCGGTCGACTCGACCCTCTTCTACACGCTCTACCTCTACCTCAAGGGCTTCAAGAACTACGAGATGGGATACGCCGCCGCCATGGCGTGGGTGCTCCTGCTCATCATCGCTGCCCTGACCGCCGTCAACTTCCTCATGTCTCGATTCTGGGTCTTCTATGGCGACGAAAAGTAAGCGAGTGCCGATCCTGTTCCGGCCCGCCCCGCGACTGGTCAGGCACGTGCTGCTGATCGCGTTCGGGTTGTTCATGCTCTACCCGCTGCTCTGGATGGTCTCCAGCTCGATCAAGCCCGAGGAGCTGATCTTCCGGGAGCCGGGACTGGTCCCCTCGGAGGTGACGGGCGAGAACTACGCCGGCGGCTGGGACGCGCTCAAGCACTCCTTCGGCTACTACCTGTGGAACTCGGCGGTCATCACCGCGCTGGCCGTCGTCGGGAACCTGTTCGCCTGCTCGCTCGCCGCCTACGCGTTCGCCCGGCTGGACTTCCCGCTCAAGAAGCTCTGGTTCGCGCTCATGCTCGGCACGATCATGCTGCCGCACCACGTGACGGTCGTGCCGCAGTACATCGCGTTCAGCGAGATCGGCTGGATCAACACGATCTGGCCGATCGTCGTGCCCAAGTTCCTGGCCACCGACGCGTTCTTCATCTTCCTGATGGTGCAGTTCATCCGCACCCTGCCCCGGGAGCTGGACGAGGCGGCCGCGATCGACGGCGCGGGCCACTGGCGCACGTTCACCCGGGTGGTGATGCCGCTGTGCGTCCCGGCGCTCGCCACCACGGCCATCTTCACCTTCATCTGGACGTGGAACGACTTCTTCACCCAGAACCTCTACCTGACCGACTCCGACAGCCTCACGGCCCCGGTCGCCCTGCGCCAGTTCATGGACGCGAGCGGCGACTCCTCGTGGGGACCGATGTTCGCGATGTCGATCATCTCGCTCGGCCCGATCTTCGGGTTCTTCCTGGCCGGTCAGAAATACCTGGTCCGAGGTATGGCGACCACCGGTTTCAAATAGGACGCCCGCCCGTCCGCCCCACCCCCCTGTCCTCCCGGAGGTACAGCATGATGAAACGCACCACGGCGGCCGCCGCCATGACACTGCTCGCGGTGTCGCTCACCGCATGCGGAGGCGGTGACGGCGATTCCGGCGGCAAGACGGAGATCGTCTTCTCCTACTGGGGCAGCGACTCCCGGCAGAAGCTGACGGAGTCGGCCATCGCCAAGTTCGAGGAGAAGAACCCCGACATCACTGTCGAGGGCGACTTCTCCGACTGGAGTAGCTACTACGAGAAGCTGGCCACCAAGACCGCGGCCGGGGACGCCCCGGACGTCATGACGATCGAGATCCGGGGCCTCGGCGAGTACGCGGAACGCGGCGTCCTCGCCGAGCTGAACGGGCAGGTCGAGACCGGCAAGCTCGACCAGGACGTCCTCAAGGCCGGGCAGATCGACGGCAAGCAGTACGCGATCCCCACGGGCGTCAACGCCTTCCCCATGATCGCCAACCCGGCGACCCTGGAGAAGTACGGCCAGGAGGTCCCCGACGACACGGCCTGGACCTGGGACGACTACGTCTCGATCTCGCAGCAGGTCACCCAGGAGAGCGGTGGCGAGGTCCACGGCACCGAGTGGAACAAGAACCCGGCGTTCCTGCAGATCTTCGCCGCCCAGCGCGGTGAGCCGTTCTACCGGGACGGCAAGATCGGCGTCTCCGCGCAGACCGTCAAGGACTGGTGGGCGCTGCTGAAGCGGCTCATCGACACCGAGGCCGGTCCGGGCGCCGCCGAGATGGAGGAGACCGGCGACGAGGTCGACCGGTCGCTGGTCGGCACGAACAAGAGCGCGTTCGGCAGCTGGTGGAGCAACCAGCTCCAGGTCCTGGCCGAGAACTCCGGCCAGGAGCTGGAGCTGCTGCGCATGCCGAAGGCTCCGGGCGCCACCGCCTCGGGAATGTTCCTGCAGCCGGCGATGTACTACACGGTCTCGTCCCGGTCCGAGGAGGCCGCCGCCGCACGCAAGTTCGTCGAGTTCATGGTCAACGACCCGGACGCCGGCGCGATCGTGCTGAGCGACCGCGGGCTGCCCACCAACGACGAGGTCATCACCGCGATCAAGGGCAAGCTGAGCCCGGCCGACCAGAAGGTGCTGGCCTTCATGGACGAGATCAAGAACGACCTCAGCCCCATCGTGGTCCCGCCGAAGGGCGCGACCGACGTCACCGACATCCTCGAGCGCGCCACCGACTCGGCGCTGTTCGGCGAGGCGTCGCCGGACGAGGCCGCCCAGACGTTCCTCGACGAGGCCAACAACGCGCTGTCCCAGTAACCGCCCGACCAGCCCGCCTGACCAGCCCGCGCGACCCGGCCGCCGACCGGCCGGGCCGCGCGGGCCCCCACCTCCCTGGAGACCCCGCACCCATGCGATACGCCTTCGTCGGGCTCGGCCACCGGGCGCAGATGTACGTCGACGCGCTGCTCGGCGACTGGAGCGACACCGGCGAGATCGTCGCGCTCTGCGACACCAACCGGACGCGCCTGCGCTACTACCTCGACCGGATCGGCCGCGACGTGCCGTGCTTCGCGCCGGAGGAGTTCGGCGAACTGCTCGACCTCGCCGACGCCGTCGTGGTCACCGCCGTCGACGCCGTCCACGCCCGCTACGTGATCGCGGCGCTGGACGCGGGCAAGGACGTCGTCGTCGAGAAGCCGCTGTGCACCACCGCCGCGGACTGCGCGGCGATCGCCGCGGCGGCCGAGCGCAGCACCGGCAGGCTCGTCGTCACCTTCAACTACCGGTACTCGCCGCGCAACAGCGCCGTCCGCCGGCTGCTCGCGGACGGCGCGATCGGCGAGATCACCTCCGTGCATTTCGGGTGGGCGCTCGACACCATCCACGGCGCCGACTACTTCCGCCGCTGGCACCGGGACAAGGCCAACTCGGGCGGCCTGCTGGTGCACAAGGCCACCCACCACTTCGACCTGGTGAACTGGTGGCTCGACGACGCCGCCGCGTCCGTCTACGCCCAGACGTCCCTGCGCTTCTACGGCGCCGCCAACGCCCGCGCCCGCGGGCTCGCCGACCGGCCCGGCCGGGCGCGGCACGCGCCGGGGCTCGGCACGGACCCCTTCCTGCTCGACCTGTCCGCCGACCCCCGGCTCAGCCGCCTCTACCTGGACGCCGAGCACGAGGACGGCTACATCCGCGACCAGGACGTGTTCGGCGACGGCGTCACCATCGACGACAACATGTCGGTCCTCGTCCGCTACGAGCGCGGCGCGCTGCTCACCTACTCCCTCAACGCCCACGCCCCCGCCGAGGGGTACCGGGTCGTCGTCGACGGCACCGCGGGACGGCTGGAACTCGACGTCGTCGAGCGCGCGTGGACGCCGCCGCACGCCGCGATCGACCCGACCGCGTCCGGGAAGGAGCACGCCGCGGGCGCGTCCGAACGGCTCGTCCTGCACCGGCACTGGCGGGAACCGGAAGAGATCGCCATCGGCGGCGGCGCGGGCGCGCACGGCGGCGGCGACGTCCTGCTCCTCGACGACGTGTTCCGGGGCCCGTCGGACGACCCGCTCGCCCGGCAGGCCGGGTACCGTGCGGGCGTCGCGAGCGTGATGGTCGGCGTGTCGGCCGACCGGTCCGCCGCGACCGGACTTCCCGTCGCCCTCACGGCCGACGGCACCCGGCAGGCGAGCTGATGCTCGACGCGTTCCCGGACCTGGCGGAGATCGCCGCCCGGTCCCGGGGACTCTTCCCGCCGCCGGGCCCCGACCTGCCCGAACGGCTCCGCGACGCGCTGGGCGTCCTGGACCTGCGGCCCGCCGGCGTCCGGGTCGAGCGCCGCTGGACGGCCGGCGGGCTCGCGGGGGAGGAACTGTCGTGGACGGTCGGCTTCGGCCCCCGCACCCGCGCGTTCCTGCTCCGCCCCCGCGACGCCGCCGGGCCGCTGCCAGGCGTCGTCGCGATGCACTGCCACGCTGGCATGAAGTGGGCGGGCAAGGACAAGATCGCCGACGGCCCGGAGCCGCCCGCACCCGAGGTCGTCCGGCTGCGCGCCCGCCTCTACGACGGCCTCGCCTACGCGAACGAGCTGGCCCGGCGCGGCTTCGCCGTGCTCGCCCACGACGTCTTCGCCTGGGGCTCCCGCCGCTTCCCCCTGGACCCCGCCCCCGATCCCGGTCCCGAGCCCGGCCCGAGCGAGGCCGACCGCTACGACCGCGCCGCCCGCGACCACGAGCACGTGCTGGCGAAGGCGTGCACGCTGCTGGGCACCTCGTTCGCCGGCGTCCTCGCCGCCGAGGACCTCGCGGCCGCGGCCTACCTGCGGTCCCGCGCCGACATCGCCTCCGTCGGCACGCTCGGCCTGTCGGGCGGCGGGGCGCGCGCCGCCCTCCTGGGCGCGCTCGACGCGGACATCGCCGCCGTCGCGGTCGCCGCGATGGTCACCTCCTTCCGGGACCTCCGCGAGGAGCACGTGGCCGCCCACTCCTGGGCGCTGTTCCCGCCCGGCCTGACCCGCCTCGCCGACTGGCCCGGCGTCGTCGCCGCCCGCGCCCCGGCTCCCCTGCTCGTCCTCTACGGCACCGCCGACCCGCTCTTCCCCCTCCAGGGCATGCGGCGGGCCCACCGCGACATCACCGAGGCGTACCGGGACGCGCCCGGCCGCTACACCGGCACCTTCTTCGACGCCCCCCACCGCTTCGACCGCCCCATGCAGGACGCGGCGTTCACCTGGCTCGCGGACACCCTCGCGGCACGTCACGACTGACGCGTCCCGCAGCGATCGAGGCGTCCGGCCGCGATCGAGGCGGCGCGTCGCGATCGAGGTGCCCGGAACGCGTCCGCGAGCCGTCCGGGTGGGGCGCCGCGGCGGGGGCGCGGGAGCGGCGAACCGTCAGCGCGGCGGCATCGCCGCGATCATCGCCCTGGCGATCCGCGGGGCCTCCGCGCGGCAGTCCGCCCCGGTCCGGTTCCCGCCGAGGCTCACCTTCACCGTGAGGTTGCCGTCCAGGACGGACAGCTCGCAAATCCAGGTGCCAACCGCTGTGGGCTCGGGAGCGAAGTCCCAGAACGCGGCGTCACCGGCCCCGAGACCGTCCGCCGGTGTCTTGCCGACCGCGCGCTCGGCGAACTGCTTCTTCTGCAGCGCCGTCGCGTTCGGTCCGTCGCTCCGTTTCAGTTCCCACCGGACCCACGCGGTGGGGGCGTCCGGGGATCCCCAGCCGCACCCCGTCCACGCCTGGCTGGTGGCGTCGGTGTACCTGTCGTTCTCCGGGTTCCGGGCGGGCAGCGGCAGCGCGGAGGCGGCCTCCGAGCAGACCGGCATCGTGAGGTACCGGTCGGCCGGACCGGCGGCGGAGGGCGCGACCGCGCCCGCGGCCCCGGGCGTCCCGGTGGCCGCCGTTCCGGCGGCCGAACCGTCGCCCGGCCCCGCTCCCGTGCCCGTTTCCGCTCCCGGGACGGCGGCGGCCGGTCCTTCGCCCGCGGCGGCGCCGGCGTCCGGCCACAGGGCGTACGCGCCGCCGCCCACCACGGCCGCCACGAGCAGGA
Proteins encoded in this region:
- a CDS encoding carbohydrate ABC transporter permease — encoded protein: MTPSSTAVGSAAGTTEPAPASAAGAGPRRRRRKSSRARSQAWAGYLFLAPWFVGLFAVTLGPMIASLYLSFTDYSLLTEAGWVGLDNYEEMFTADDRFMNSLKVTTIYVAVSVPLQLVFALGLAMALDKGLRGLPFYRSVFYLPSLLGGSVAISILWKKIFGVDGIVNTFLGWFGIEGQGWVTSPDTALWTLILLHVWTFGAPMVIFLAGLRQIPQSLYEAARVDGAGKLRQFRSITLPLLTPIIFFNAVLELIKTFQSFTQAFVVSGGTGGPVDSTLFYTLYLYLKGFKNYEMGYAAAMAWVLLLIIAALTAVNFLMSRFWVFYGDEK
- a CDS encoding NAD(P)-dependent oxidoreductase, whose product is MSRVLVTGSAGRLGRSVVTMLGAAGHEVIGVDQAPGTPRDAAATLPADLTDPGEAYSVITRFRPDAVVHLAAIAVPFARTDATTFRVNTQLAFNVCAAAVALGVPKLVVASSPTVMGYGAPGGWTPAYLPLDEEHPPLPWNAYSLSKLVAEQTMQTFARSGVETRMAAVRPCFVIAPEEWEGAPTQSGHTLRERLDRPEIGSVSLFNYLDARDAGEFVDTLLTHLPRLERNGEVFFAGAGDALAREPLAELLPRFFPPTGEAAAALTGTSPAFSAAKAERLLGWTAKRSWRTELS
- a CDS encoding carbohydrate ABC transporter permease — encoded protein: MATKSKRVPILFRPAPRLVRHVLLIAFGLFMLYPLLWMVSSSIKPEELIFREPGLVPSEVTGENYAGGWDALKHSFGYYLWNSAVITALAVVGNLFACSLAAYAFARLDFPLKKLWFALMLGTIMLPHHVTVVPQYIAFSEIGWINTIWPIVVPKFLATDAFFIFLMVQFIRTLPRELDEAAAIDGAGHWRTFTRVVMPLCVPALATTAIFTFIWTWNDFFTQNLYLTDSDSLTAPVALRQFMDASGDSSWGPMFAMSIISLGPIFGFFLAGQKYLVRGMATTGFK
- a CDS encoding aldose epimerase family protein: MTAHDVHGVDGVHGADRADRAAFGTLADGERVDRYVLDNGRLRAAVLTYGATLQRLETAGGTNVVLGLDTLDDYVHRSRYFGAVVGRYGNRIARGRFTLDGREYRLAANDGAHGLHGGVRGFDKRVWRVEAAGPAELLLSLVSPDGEEGYPGELRAAVRYVLDGDALRLEYRATTDAPTVVNLTNHSYFNLAGSGDVRGHVVTMDADRYLPVDEGKIPTGELAPVAGTPFDFTAPARVDARLGGRYDHCYVLRGRVTVTDPATGRSMEVTTTEPGVQFYTGHMLDGVATPYGPFAGLCLETQRFPDAPNRPEFPSAVLRPGAEHVSVTTYRFSQATPAIGCSK
- a CDS encoding ABC transporter substrate-binding protein, with the protein product MMKRTTAAAAMTLLAVSLTACGGGDGDSGGKTEIVFSYWGSDSRQKLTESAIAKFEEKNPDITVEGDFSDWSSYYEKLATKTAAGDAPDVMTIEIRGLGEYAERGVLAELNGQVETGKLDQDVLKAGQIDGKQYAIPTGVNAFPMIANPATLEKYGQEVPDDTAWTWDDYVSISQQVTQESGGEVHGTEWNKNPAFLQIFAAQRGEPFYRDGKIGVSAQTVKDWWALLKRLIDTEAGPGAAEMEETGDEVDRSLVGTNKSAFGSWWSNQLQVLAENSGQELELLRMPKAPGATASGMFLQPAMYYTVSSRSEEAAAARKFVEFMVNDPDAGAIVLSDRGLPTNDEVITAIKGKLSPADQKVLAFMDEIKNDLSPIVVPPKGATDVTDILERATDSALFGEASPDEAAQTFLDEANNALSQ
- a CDS encoding 5-dehydro-4-deoxyglucarate dehydratase: MNLDGVLFFPVTPFDANGELAPGLLAEHVRRGVAHDPGAVFVACGTGEFTSLSEAEHAAAVRTGVEAAGGAVPVFAGAGGPFGTALAQARAARAAGADGVLLLPPYLAQGPPGGLADYVRGVAAELPVIVYQRGPLALDPEAAVELAAIPGVIGLKDGQGDIDRMQRIVLAIRETRDGFLFFNGLPTAELTQPAYRAIGVPLYSSAAFAFVPEVARAYLAGDERLLTEFFAPLVRLRCKVPGYAVSLVKAGVRLRGLDVGGVRPPLAGLTPEHEAELGALIEHGLDLVAS
- a CDS encoding Gfo/Idh/MocA family protein, encoding MRYAFVGLGHRAQMYVDALLGDWSDTGEIVALCDTNRTRLRYYLDRIGRDVPCFAPEEFGELLDLADAVVVTAVDAVHARYVIAALDAGKDVVVEKPLCTTAADCAAIAAAAERSTGRLVVTFNYRYSPRNSAVRRLLADGAIGEITSVHFGWALDTIHGADYFRRWHRDKANSGGLLVHKATHHFDLVNWWLDDAAASVYAQTSLRFYGAANARARGLADRPGRARHAPGLGTDPFLLDLSADPRLSRLYLDAEHEDGYIRDQDVFGDGVTIDDNMSVLVRYERGALLTYSLNAHAPAEGYRVVVDGTAGRLELDVVERAWTPPHAAIDPTASGKEHAAGASERLVLHRHWREPEEIAIGGGAGAHGGGDVLLLDDVFRGPSDDPLARQAGYRAGVASVMVGVSADRSAATGLPVALTADGTRQAS
- a CDS encoding LacI family DNA-binding transcriptional regulator, translating into MAVTIRDVARASGVHVSTVSRTFSAPHMVNSETRTRVLAVAERLGYRPNRAARSLTTGRTNNLGLIVADLANPFFPPLIKAAQAAARDQDYHLFVADTDENPTEEEDLVQTFFKQVDGIVLCSPRLSNKALEKLAETIPFVLVNRRLRGVPTVVMDVANGARAAMEHLAGLGHRRVALVAGPAGSWTSAELRRAVTDVPGLDTLVIGPNPPTEEGGLAVAEQVAGSGATGVLAYNDLVAIGLVEGLEELGVSVPRDISVVGIDDSITGRLYRPKLTTIAMPTAEAGRMAVDLLIKEMSAATVLDTHLVVRESTAPPEGVP